Proteins from one Algicella marina genomic window:
- the mazG gene encoding nucleoside triphosphate pyrophosphohydrolase, translating to MNSENSDRLVHSPGGGLPRLLEIMRRLRDPETGCPWDVEQTYASIAPYTIEEAYEVADAIERGDMSELRDELGDLLLQVVYYAQMADEESRFDFHDIAEGIAEKMLNRHPHVFGDEGNGKSSEQQTRDWERIKAAERLEKNVKGTLAGVAIGLPALTRAVKLQKRAARVGFDWPTTDQVLDKITEECREVVEAREALGPDELEEEIGDLLFVMANFARHLRVDPEKALRRANAKFTGRFEAIEKKLAHYGRKPAQSSLEEMDALWNIIKAEEKAAQR from the coding sequence ATGAACAGCGAGAATTCCGATAGACTTGTCCACTCACCCGGCGGCGGCTTGCCACGCCTTTTGGAGATAATGCGACGACTGCGCGATCCTGAAACGGGCTGCCCATGGGATGTGGAGCAGACCTACGCGAGCATTGCACCATATACCATCGAAGAAGCGTACGAAGTCGCCGATGCCATAGAACGCGGCGACATGTCGGAACTGCGCGATGAACTCGGCGACCTCTTGCTCCAGGTTGTCTACTACGCACAAATGGCCGACGAGGAGAGCAGGTTCGATTTCCATGATATTGCCGAAGGAATTGCCGAGAAGATGCTCAACCGTCATCCTCATGTTTTCGGCGACGAGGGTAACGGCAAGTCATCGGAACAGCAGACCCGTGATTGGGAGAGGATCAAGGCGGCGGAGCGGCTTGAGAAGAACGTGAAAGGAACACTGGCCGGAGTCGCTATTGGCCTGCCGGCCCTGACCCGCGCCGTCAAACTGCAAAAACGCGCAGCAAGGGTCGGCTTCGACTGGCCAACGACAGACCAAGTGCTGGACAAAATCACCGAGGAATGCCGCGAGGTTGTCGAGGCTCGGGAAGCTCTTGGACCGGATGAACTCGAGGAAGAAATCGGCGATCTTCTCTTCGTGATGGCCAATTTTGCACGTCATTTGCGCGTAGACCCAGAGAAGGCTCTTCGGCGCGCAAATGCCAAGTTCACAGGCCGCTTCGAAGCGATAGAGAAGAAATTGGCGCACTACGGCAGAAAGCCCGCACAATCCAGCCTTGAGGAAATGGATGCGCTCTGGAACATCATCAAGGCAGAGGAAAAGGCGGCTCAAAGGTAG
- the eno gene encoding phosphopyruvate hydratase, which translates to MSAIIDITAREILDSRGNPTVEVDVLLDDGSFGRAAVPSGASTGAHEAVELRDGDKSRYLGKGVTKAVEAANSEIADAIIGMDATEQVAVDAAMIALDGTHNKARLGANAILGVSLAVARAAADSLSMPLYRYIGGTSARVLPVPMMNIINGGEHADNPIDIQEFMIMPVAATSIAEAVRMGSEIFHTLKKELSAAGHNTGIGDEGGFAPNLSSTTEALDFIMQSITKAGYKPGDEVYLALDCAATEYYRDGTYDMKGEGKKLSSQENADYLANLVANYPIISIEDGMSEDDWDGWKILTDLIGEKCQLVGDDLFVTNSKRLADGIAKGSANSMLVKVNQIGSLTETLEAVDMAHRARFTCVMSHRSGETEDATIADLSVATNCGQIKTGSLSRSDRLAKYNQLIRIEEELGDSAIFAGRSILKG; encoded by the coding sequence ATGAGCGCCATCATCGACATCACCGCCCGCGAAATACTCGACAGCCGCGGCAACCCGACAGTGGAGGTGGATGTTCTTCTCGACGACGGAAGCTTCGGGCGCGCGGCCGTGCCATCCGGCGCCTCAACCGGTGCCCATGAAGCCGTGGAACTGCGAGACGGTGACAAGTCCCGCTATCTCGGCAAAGGTGTGACCAAGGCTGTGGAGGCTGCCAATAGCGAGATTGCCGATGCTATTATAGGGATGGATGCGACGGAACAGGTGGCCGTCGATGCCGCGATGATCGCTCTCGACGGCACTCACAACAAGGCGCGACTGGGCGCGAATGCGATACTTGGTGTCAGCCTCGCCGTTGCCCGTGCCGCGGCGGACAGCCTTTCGATGCCTCTTTATCGCTATATCGGCGGCACATCCGCCCGGGTGCTGCCCGTGCCAATGATGAACATCATCAATGGTGGCGAGCACGCCGACAACCCGATCGACATTCAGGAATTCATGATCATGCCGGTCGCCGCGACTTCCATCGCCGAGGCTGTCCGCATGGGCTCCGAAATCTTCCATACATTGAAGAAAGAGCTCTCAGCCGCAGGCCACAACACCGGTATCGGCGACGAAGGAGGGTTCGCGCCCAATCTTAGCTCCACCACAGAAGCACTTGATTTCATAATGCAATCCATCACCAAGGCCGGTTACAAGCCAGGTGATGAGGTCTATCTAGCCCTCGATTGCGCGGCTACCGAGTATTACCGAGACGGCACCTATGACATGAAAGGTGAAGGCAAGAAGCTTTCGTCTCAGGAGAACGCGGACTATCTGGCAAATCTGGTTGCAAACTACCCGATCATATCCATCGAAGACGGAATGTCTGAGGACGATTGGGACGGATGGAAAATTCTTACCGATCTGATTGGTGAAAAATGCCAACTCGTCGGCGACGATCTCTTCGTCACAAATTCCAAGCGGCTTGCCGATGGTATCGCCAAAGGCTCAGCAAATTCGATGCTGGTAAAGGTCAACCAGATCGGCTCTCTGACGGAAACCCTCGAGGCCGTCGATATGGCTCACCGGGCCCGGTTCACCTGCGTTATGTCACACCGTTCCGGTGAGACGGAAGATGCAACGATCGCTGACCTTTCCGTGGCGACGAATTGTGGTCAGATCAAGACCGGGTCGCTCTCCCGCTCCGACCGTCTGGCAAAATACAACCAGTTGATCCGCATCGAGGAAGAACTGGGAGATTCCGCAATCTTCGCCGGACGGTCGATCCTTAAGGGCTGA
- a CDS encoding thioredoxin domain-containing protein, producing MNQPPGMERSSAEQGALEAAFDAMPDGYQPRTHLWMNDRPAYINRLIHEGSPYLLQHAHNPVDWWPWGEAAMQEAQAKDKPIFLSAGYATCHWCHVMEEESFDNPQVAAALNRDFIPVKLDREQRPDIDQVYILATTLQHRHAGWPNSVWLFPDGRPFHTGTYFQRPRFLQLLEAISQAWQGDGRAELDKFATNLADGIQRLSARAEPPKELSLAPEAANLHLSDMFNEQNGGFGNATQFPHEGYLLFLMDHWRRSGDDHALDMALKSLDEMQAGGLHDQVGGGFHRYTVDVNWRTPHFEKMLYNQALMLQCLTEAWHITGEKTYARSAERLVAYLLRDMVDTDGAFFTAEDADSLDEAGKLEEGAFYCWTPEGVRSVLGNEADFAISTLGIDAPPTLEAGAVPHLQPGMPTDFDRLDPLLERLRAARETRPRPLRDDKIIAGWNGLMIRALADAANVFGRDDWLDTAGRAMEAVLHRLFDGRTLARLHARGLAREDGNLSDYAWLTQGALALVLAGRDSFLSTAQQLAEIATERFSVGGGRLALTASGPLGPVFESEDGATPSAESSMLDALAMLDTIVPSPERRARGQALRSSLSGSIAAMPIVRLAGLQASRNLDDGYTSPVRHVADGKARVALVRQEACLRFRIECQPGWHLGGPHLAGDPPIVITGSTSDIPELSEPVQALTVPLPAPQQQISLSLRICSDSVCTAPEIIHFRIET from the coding sequence ATGAACCAGCCGCCAGGGATGGAGCGTTCGTCTGCCGAACAGGGTGCGCTGGAAGCTGCTTTCGATGCGATGCCTGATGGCTATCAACCTCGCACCCACCTGTGGATGAACGACCGACCAGCCTACATCAACCGGCTGATCCACGAGGGTTCGCCCTACTTGCTGCAGCACGCACACAACCCTGTTGACTGGTGGCCGTGGGGAGAAGCGGCCATGCAGGAGGCCCAGGCAAAGGACAAGCCGATCTTCTTGTCTGCCGGTTATGCGACTTGCCACTGGTGTCACGTCATGGAGGAAGAAAGCTTCGACAATCCGCAGGTGGCCGCGGCGTTGAACCGCGACTTCATCCCTGTGAAACTGGACAGGGAGCAACGACCAGACATTGATCAGGTCTATATTCTCGCGACGACTCTACAACATCGGCATGCCGGTTGGCCGAACTCGGTCTGGCTCTTTCCCGACGGTCGCCCCTTTCATACGGGTACCTACTTTCAGCGCCCCCGTTTTCTCCAGCTTCTTGAGGCCATTTCTCAGGCTTGGCAGGGTGACGGTAGAGCAGAACTCGACAAGTTCGCAACTAATCTGGCTGATGGAATTCAACGGCTCAGTGCCAGAGCTGAACCACCCAAGGAACTGAGTTTGGCACCGGAAGCCGCCAATCTGCACCTGTCAGACATGTTCAATGAACAGAACGGCGGCTTTGGCAATGCAACTCAGTTCCCGCACGAAGGGTACCTCCTTTTCCTGATGGATCACTGGCGGCGAAGCGGCGATGACCATGCACTGGATATGGCGCTTAAATCGCTCGACGAGATGCAGGCCGGCGGGTTGCATGATCAAGTCGGCGGCGGATTTCACCGTTACACGGTGGACGTAAACTGGCGTACACCTCATTTCGAAAAGATGCTCTACAATCAGGCGCTGATGTTGCAGTGTCTGACCGAAGCTTGGCACATCACCGGGGAAAAGACCTACGCCCGCAGTGCCGAACGCCTGGTTGCCTACCTGCTGAGAGACATGGTGGACACTGACGGTGCCTTCTTCACCGCAGAGGATGCCGACAGCCTGGACGAGGCAGGTAAACTCGAGGAAGGCGCATTCTATTGTTGGACACCCGAAGGTGTCAGATCCGTTCTAGGTAACGAAGCCGATTTCGCCATATCTACTCTAGGCATTGATGCGCCGCCAACACTCGAGGCTGGAGCCGTTCCGCACCTGCAGCCCGGCATGCCCACAGATTTCGACCGGCTGGACCCATTGCTGGAGCGCCTGCGTGCTGCCCGGGAAACACGACCGCGACCGTTAAGGGATGACAAGATCATCGCCGGATGGAACGGCCTGATGATCCGCGCTCTTGCCGATGCCGCGAATGTCTTTGGCCGCGACGATTGGCTCGACACTGCTGGCAGAGCTATGGAAGCGGTTTTGCATCGCCTCTTCGATGGACGGACACTGGCACGTCTTCATGCACGAGGGCTTGCGCGTGAAGATGGGAACCTTTCCGACTACGCATGGCTGACGCAAGGTGCGCTAGCTTTGGTACTGGCGGGGCGTGACAGTTTTCTCTCCACTGCGCAACAACTGGCCGAGATTGCAACCGAAAGGTTTTCAGTCGGAGGCGGCCGCCTTGCGCTGACCGCCAGTGGGCCTCTGGGCCCGGTTTTCGAGAGCGAGGATGGAGCGACACCGTCTGCAGAGAGTTCCATGCTGGATGCATTGGCAATGCTCGATACAATTGTGCCCTCACCGGAACGCCGCGCACGGGGGCAAGCTCTGCGAAGCAGTCTTTCCGGTAGTATCGCAGCAATGCCCATCGTGCGTTTGGCGGGCTTGCAGGCGTCTCGCAACCTTGATGACGGCTACACCTCTCCAGTCCGGCACGTGGCTGACGGAAAGGCACGTGTCGCCCTGGTTCGGCAGGAAGCTTGTCTGAGATTCAGGATCGAATGCCAGCCCGGCTGGCATCTGGGCGGCCCACATCTTGCCGGCGATCCTCCGATCGTCATAACGGGTTCAACCAGCGACATCCCCGAGCTGTCCGAACCGGTACAGGCGTTGACAGTGCCGCTCCCCGCTCCGCAACAACAAATCAGCCTGTCTCTGCGGATCTGTTCTGACAGCGTCTGTACTGCTCCGGAGATCATTCACTTTCGGATCGAGACATGA
- the xseA gene encoding exodeoxyribonuclease VII large subunit — MSDLFEEPESGENAPEFTVAEISGAIKRTVEGAFQRVRVRGELGRVSRPASGHLYLDLKDDRAVLSGVIWKGTAQRLATRPEEGMEVIATGRLTTFPGQSRYQMIIENIAPAGAGALMAMLEKRKAELEAQGLFAAERKQPIPYLPEVVGVVTSPSGAVIRDILHRLRDRFPRKVLVWGVRVQGQGSAEEIAAAIEGFNSLTSGGAVPRPDVLIVARGGGSVEDLWSFNEEIVVRAAADSEIPLISAVGHETDTTLIDFASDRRAPTPTAAAEMAVPVRADLIAHVATLEARRRKAFSRLLDDRRQRLRDLSRALPRPDAIIGERNQRYDGVAPRLDLALRSYAQQKRIALVSGPGGRFAPSLLSGTLSRQRDGLRQRDAALSSSLVRRVERASDRLGRIQLNPRGLKTAVSTQVEGLERIRARMQRASASEFRNLRQRLAALDRVRTTVGYKETLKRGFAVVRDAEGRALSLAEQARSVARLEIEFADGRVPAVQADAPVKKSSKSASGPVGQGSLF; from the coding sequence ATGTCCGATCTGTTCGAAGAGCCGGAAAGTGGTGAGAATGCACCGGAATTCACGGTCGCGGAAATTTCTGGCGCAATAAAACGTACCGTAGAAGGAGCGTTTCAGCGCGTTCGCGTGCGCGGTGAACTGGGGCGTGTCTCCCGGCCCGCGTCGGGGCACCTGTACCTTGATCTGAAGGATGACAGGGCGGTACTTTCGGGGGTGATCTGGAAGGGTACGGCACAACGTCTGGCGACGCGACCGGAGGAGGGTATGGAGGTGATCGCGACCGGTAGGTTGACGACCTTCCCCGGTCAAAGTCGCTATCAGATGATCATCGAGAACATTGCCCCCGCCGGAGCCGGTGCGCTGATGGCGATGCTGGAGAAGCGGAAGGCTGAACTGGAAGCACAGGGCTTGTTCGCGGCGGAGCGCAAGCAGCCGATTCCCTACCTGCCCGAGGTTGTCGGCGTGGTTACATCACCGTCGGGTGCCGTGATACGCGACATTCTGCATCGCTTGCGTGACAGGTTTCCTCGCAAGGTGCTTGTGTGGGGCGTGCGAGTACAAGGGCAGGGATCGGCTGAGGAAATTGCTGCCGCGATAGAGGGCTTCAACAGCCTGACATCTGGAGGCGCGGTTCCCCGTCCGGACGTGCTGATTGTCGCGCGAGGCGGGGGCTCTGTCGAGGATCTCTGGAGCTTCAACGAGGAGATCGTGGTGCGAGCGGCCGCGGACAGCGAGATACCGTTGATTTCCGCTGTTGGGCACGAGACAGACACCACGTTGATCGACTTTGCCTCCGACAGGCGGGCGCCGACACCGACCGCCGCGGCGGAAATGGCGGTGCCTGTGCGGGCGGACCTGATCGCCCATGTCGCTACACTGGAGGCACGGCGGCGGAAGGCTTTCTCCCGGTTGCTCGACGATCGGAGGCAACGGTTGCGTGATCTGTCACGAGCATTGCCCCGTCCGGATGCAATAATCGGGGAACGCAATCAGCGCTATGATGGAGTGGCACCGCGATTGGATCTCGCTCTCAGATCCTATGCCCAGCAAAAGCGAATTGCCCTCGTCTCTGGCCCCGGTGGCCGTTTCGCCCCGTCACTCCTTTCGGGAACACTTTCTAGGCAGCGTGACGGACTACGCCAAAGGGACGCCGCACTTTCCTCTTCTCTCGTTCGCCGTGTGGAGAGGGCCTCGGATAGGCTAGGGCGTATACAGTTGAATCCACGGGGTCTGAAGACTGCCGTAAGCACGCAAGTTGAAGGGCTTGAGCGCATCAGGGCGAGAATGCAGCGTGCCAGTGCGAGCGAGTTCAGAAATTTGCGGCAAAGGTTGGCAGCACTTGACCGTGTCAGGACGACAGTTGGCTACAAGGAGACGTTGAAGCGTGGCTTCGCCGTAGTTCGGGATGCGGAGGGCCGGGCGCTGTCCCTGGCCGAACAGGCGAGGTCGGTTGCGCGTCTGGAGATAGAGTTTGCCGACGGGCGGGTTCCGGCGGTGCAAGCGGACGCGCCTGTAAAAAAGTCGTCAAAATCGGCCTCGGGTCCGGTCGGGCAGGGAAGTCTTTTCTGA
- the purD gene encoding phosphoribosylamine--glycine ligase: MNILILGSGGREHSLAWAIAQNPKCDRLFVAPGNAGIAEMASCLPCDIEDGAAVVALAAEHNIDFVVIGPEAPLAAGVADDLREAGYLTFGPGRAAAQLEASKSFTKEICTACNAPTAAYRRFDDHNSAVEYMRQQDLPIVIKADGLAAGKGVTVVETMAAAETALAEIFGGAFGAAGAEVVIEAFLTGEEASFFVLSDGETAVPIGTAQDHKRALEGDKGPNTGGMGAYSPAPIMTDVVIDRTMEKIIRPTLTEMARRGTPFSGVLFAGLMIDDGNPSLVEYNTRFGDPECQTLMLRLGAQVLDLLLATAEGRLAEARPQWADDHALTVVLATNGYPGSYSKGSLISGLSDIIETPNTQVFHAGTSRDENGQLIASGGRVLAITARAETLSDAQDRAYEAVAKVDWPEGFFRRDIGWRALSK; this comes from the coding sequence GTGAACATCCTCATTCTTGGTAGCGGCGGCCGTGAACACAGCCTCGCATGGGCAATCGCGCAGAACCCGAAATGCGATCGCCTGTTCGTTGCTCCGGGCAATGCCGGAATTGCCGAAATGGCGAGCTGCCTACCGTGTGACATAGAGGACGGCGCCGCTGTGGTCGCTCTCGCGGCGGAACACAACATCGACTTCGTCGTAATCGGGCCGGAAGCGCCCTTGGCAGCCGGCGTGGCCGATGATCTGAGAGAGGCGGGCTATCTGACGTTCGGCCCGGGGAGAGCGGCGGCGCAGCTGGAGGCATCGAAATCCTTCACAAAGGAAATCTGCACGGCGTGCAATGCCCCGACCGCAGCTTATCGACGTTTTGACGACCACAACTCTGCAGTCGAATACATGCGCCAACAGGACTTGCCGATCGTCATCAAGGCAGACGGGCTTGCCGCAGGTAAAGGTGTCACCGTTGTCGAGACGATGGCGGCCGCTGAAACCGCACTCGCGGAAATCTTCGGGGGCGCATTCGGCGCAGCGGGCGCCGAGGTAGTGATTGAGGCTTTCCTTACCGGCGAAGAAGCCTCGTTCTTTGTCCTTTCCGACGGTGAAACTGCTGTTCCGATCGGAACCGCCCAGGATCACAAGCGTGCACTTGAGGGCGACAAGGGACCCAACACTGGCGGAATGGGTGCTTATTCACCTGCGCCGATAATGACGGATGTTGTCATCGACCGGACGATGGAGAAGATCATCCGTCCAACTCTGACAGAAATGGCCAGACGCGGAACGCCCTTCAGTGGCGTGCTGTTCGCAGGTCTGATGATCGACGACGGCAATCCAAGCCTTGTTGAATATAACACCCGATTTGGCGACCCGGAGTGTCAGACGCTGATGTTGCGTTTAGGGGCGCAGGTTCTGGACCTTCTGCTTGCCACAGCCGAAGGTCGTCTCGCAGAAGCCCGGCCACAGTGGGCAGACGACCATGCGTTGACGGTCGTCCTTGCTACCAACGGCTATCCGGGCAGTTATTCCAAGGGCTCGCTCATTAGCGGCTTGTCAGACATCATCGAGACACCAAATACGCAGGTTTTTCACGCCGGGACCTCGCGGGATGAGAATGGCCAACTTATAGCCTCCGGAGGGCGGGTGCTGGCGATAACCGCGCGGGCAGAAACTTTGAGCGATGCTCAAGACCGAGCGTACGAGGCGGTCGCCAAGGTTGATTGGCCTGAAGGTTTCTTCCGGCGTGATATCGGATGGAGGGCTTTGAGCAAGTGA
- a CDS encoding FG-GAP repeat domain-containing protein → MFRRLAGLLLVAFAPAAMACEAMTNGWGLEGRSAEIEISNAKPDGTQHEGWASAATRLIMHAGFRDLTSDYGHDVLGGIKEARQLTIHLRQPGDDRITCPAEVILPKGTYFEDVTPRLSDLTGDGMPEIVVVESSEDTGARLSIYDRRGALVAATRPIGRRYRWLAPAGIADFNNDGMPDIAYVDRPHLAKILRIVTLDGKELVEIANLRGVSNHRIGDRMIHGGLYDCGGQVGLILASGNWQQAIKVTLLERGAVQENLGAITAPDDLARHLGC, encoded by the coding sequence ATGTTTCGTCGCCTCGCGGGCCTCTTGCTCGTTGCCTTTGCGCCCGCGGCAATGGCTTGTGAGGCGATGACGAACGGATGGGGCCTTGAGGGACGTTCGGCGGAAATTGAGATCAGCAATGCAAAGCCTGACGGTACGCAACATGAGGGCTGGGCGTCCGCGGCAACCCGGCTGATCATGCATGCCGGCTTTCGGGATCTTACGTCCGACTATGGCCACGACGTCCTCGGCGGTATCAAAGAAGCACGGCAACTGACGATCCATTTGCGGCAGCCCGGCGATGACCGGATTACCTGTCCGGCCGAAGTGATTTTGCCCAAAGGCACCTATTTCGAAGATGTCACGCCACGGCTCTCCGATCTCACAGGCGACGGAATGCCGGAAATTGTAGTGGTCGAATCGAGCGAGGATACAGGCGCTCGTCTCTCCATCTATGATCGTCGAGGCGCACTCGTCGCAGCGACCCGACCCATTGGTCGCCGATATCGCTGGCTCGCCCCCGCCGGGATTGCTGACTTCAATAACGACGGTATGCCGGATATTGCCTACGTCGACAGGCCCCACCTGGCGAAGATCCTGCGCATCGTTACCCTCGATGGAAAAGAATTGGTGGAGATCGCCAATCTTCGGGGTGTCTCGAACCACCGTATTGGTGACAGGATGATCCACGGTGGCCTGTATGATTGTGGCGGACAGGTGGGACTAATATTGGCGAGCGGTAATTGGCAGCAAGCTATTAAGGTAACCCTGCTCGAACGCGGTGCTGTGCAGGAAAATCTGGGAGCAATAACTGCTCCGGATGACTTGGCACGTCACCTCGGTTGCTGA
- a CDS encoding 2Fe-2S iron-sulfur cluster-binding protein: protein MAKITYIEHNGKEHVVEVNNGLSVMEGARDNNIPGIEADCGGACACSTCHVYVHPDWVGKLPEKEAMEEDMLDFAWEPDTERSRLTCQLKVTDELDGLIVQMPEKQI, encoded by the coding sequence ATGGCGAAGATCACATATATCGAGCACAACGGAAAAGAACATGTGGTGGAAGTGAACAACGGCCTCTCGGTGATGGAGGGCGCGCGTGACAACAACATACCCGGGATTGAGGCAGATTGCGGTGGCGCATGTGCCTGCTCCACCTGTCATGTCTATGTACATCCCGACTGGGTCGGCAAACTGCCCGAAAAAGAAGCCATGGAAGAAGACATGCTCGATTTTGCTTGGGAGCCGGATACGGAACGTTCTCGCCTGACATGCCAGTTGAAAGTGACGGACGAACTTGATGGCCTGATCGTCCAGATGCCGGAAAAACAGATCTGA
- a CDS encoding OB-fold nucleic acid binding domain-containing protein: MPACQLPSPPAALPAGMLHRPATGAIVTVAGLVLVRQRPGTAKGVIFITLEDETGVANVVVWAKVYEAFRRAVVGARLLRITGPVQRDGQVVHVIAKQIEDLSPMLDRLADGRIAATETGIGLPVNTYDAGGRSFPRKRR, encoded by the coding sequence ATGCCTGCTTGCCAATTGCCAAGTCCACCAGCAGCCCTGCCCGCCGGGATGCTGCATCGCCCCGCCACCGGTGCAATCGTGACAGTAGCGGGGCTGGTATTAGTGCGCCAAAGACCGGGCACCGCAAAGGGAGTAATATTCATAACGTTGGAGGATGAGACAGGCGTCGCCAACGTCGTCGTCTGGGCGAAAGTTTACGAAGCTTTTCGCAGGGCTGTCGTCGGTGCACGACTGTTGCGCATCACAGGACCGGTTCAGCGTGATGGACAAGTTGTCCATGTCATCGCAAAGCAGATAGAGGATCTTTCACCGATGCTGGACCGTTTGGCCGATGGACGTATTGCGGCTACGGAAACCGGAATCGGCCTGCCGGTGAATACCTATGATGCGGGCGGGCGCAGTTTTCCTCGCAAGCGCCGCTAA
- a CDS encoding calcium-binding protein: MPTLTATSAGFHIFSGIGAALSPYAFLRSATNHDGAVVHLAGTGEWLTVESLRYPSLAINVQAEFTGTGPTERDFRADVMVTAITFSRIDGNGQISIGILDLGTGVSVTAENQQMQSSIDWHFDLADSLASMIREEGFTFEGGRRDDHLTMDSSIVPIRGPVELNGHGGDDTLVGSLADDTIRGGSGDDSLSDSSGMNRLFGGAGHDEIELGASSRDSLAWGGSGHDSLISSNGSDSMFGGRGQDRLSGGRGNDRLFGNQSNDVIYGGEGNDVITGGHGSDVLSGGWGADTFVFSTRTRGWDRIEDFNPSEDHLRINGLTNATDNIVMRQSGRDVSIQWDVPGSGLIIENTTLANLTEDIFLF; the protein is encoded by the coding sequence ATGCCGACACTCACAGCCACATCCGCCGGATTCCACATCTTCTCGGGAATAGGTGCTGCCTTGTCACCATATGCGTTCCTGCGCAGCGCCACCAATCATGACGGAGCAGTCGTCCACCTCGCCGGCACTGGCGAATGGCTGACAGTGGAGAGTCTGCGCTATCCGAGCCTTGCCATCAATGTTCAGGCGGAGTTCACAGGAACTGGGCCGACAGAGCGAGACTTTCGAGCTGATGTAATGGTGACTGCCATCACCTTCAGCCGAATTGACGGAAACGGACAAATCTCCATAGGAATACTTGATCTTGGGACAGGTGTCTCTGTGACTGCGGAAAATCAGCAGATGCAATCTTCCATTGATTGGCACTTCGATCTCGCCGACAGCCTCGCCTCGATGATCCGTGAGGAAGGTTTCACTTTCGAGGGCGGACGTAGAGACGACCATCTGACGATGGACAGTAGCATCGTTCCTATCCGCGGCCCCGTTGAACTCAATGGCCATGGTGGCGATGACACGCTGGTCGGGAGCCTTGCCGATGACACTATACGCGGCGGATCAGGCGACGACAGCCTCAGCGACAGCAGTGGGATGAACAGGCTGTTCGGCGGTGCCGGCCATGACGAGATCGAACTCGGCGCCTCGTCTCGGGACAGTCTGGCTTGGGGTGGCAGCGGCCACGACAGTCTGATCTCGTCAAATGGCAGCGACAGTATGTTCGGAGGCCGCGGACAGGATCGCCTTTCGGGTGGACGCGGCAATGACCGATTGTTCGGGAACCAGAGCAACGACGTGATCTACGGCGGCGAGGGCAATGACGTTATTACCGGCGGCCACGGCAGCGACGTCCTCTCCGGCGGTTGGGGCGCCGACACATTTGTCTTCTCAACCAGAACTCGCGGATGGGACAGGATCGAAGACTTCAATCCTTCGGAGGACCACCTGCGCATCAACGGATTGACGAATGCCACCGACAACATCGTCATGCGCCAATCCGGCAGGGATGTCAGCATTCAATGGGACGTTCCCGGATCAGGCCTGATCATCGAGAACACAACCCTCGCGAACCTGACAGAAGACATATTCCTGTTCTGA